cgattctcctacctcagcctcccgagtggctgggattacaggcacccggcaccacacccaactaatttttgtatttttagtacagacagggtttcaccatgttggccaggatggtcttgatctcatggcctcatgattcacccgcctccacttcccaaagtgttgggatcacaggcgtgagccactgtgcctggccaggaaggttgatttaaaaaaaaaagagaaaaagaatgaaaaaaggacaaaaatagtGTAATATAAGCATTATAAACAACAATtcttaaataaattgaaaaacctaaatgaaatggatacatttttagaaacagagagaacatcaaaatatacacaaaaggaaaaagaaaactgaatagaccaatatgcatgacataaataaaaacaattatggcTGTAAAGCCTAGATGGCTTTACAGGTTAATTCTACTAGACTTTGATGAACAGTTAATTCCTATATTGTACTAGCTGttccaaaaaccagaaaaagGATAAAGCATCTCAGCTTGTTTTATGACTCTAATCTTTATTCCAAACtaagataatgaaaatataaaaaacttacAAAACCATTTCACTTATGAATGAAATTGTAACAACCCTAAATAAATTTGACTAAATCCAACTGTgtgtctaaaaatatataatgataagTAGGATATATCCAAGGAATGTAAATACTGTTCAACAGAAAAATCAACTGCTTGCAGAGTGTCGAGTGTTAGAGCCatcctggggggtggggggcaatcTGGCAACACTTACTCACTTAAACTCAGCAATTTCACTTTTGGGTATGCAGCCCAAATAAATTCTTACATACGATACCATAAACAATGGTTTATCAGTCTTATAGTGGTAGGAAGTGAAAGGGAATTTAGATGTCCATCATGAGGTAAGTGGAGAGATAAAATATGGCAGATGTAAATCATAAGCAGTGAGAAACAACTGACTAAATGGACACAAAGCAACACAGATAAGTCTTCATAAGTGTCGAGACCTagtgagatctacagcacagtaccaattatataaatgaataaatattaatgattTACAAGAGTATATGCATCAAACTGttagaaagcaaaggggaaggagAACGTGGAGGGAAATGCACTCTAAATGGGACAACATTCCCTACTAGGCCTTGAACTGAGGAGTATGATAAACTCAATTCTCTATACCctatgtgaaaaaaaaaggttcaaaagCTGACTTATTCATTAATCAATACTGAACTACTATATGCAAGACACATCTGATATTTTATCCTTAAGAAGTAATaaatatcttaaagaaaaaagtctaGAGTTCTTCAAACACCATGATTTGGGTAAAAAGGCAAACTGTCAACTTACAGTGTCCTCCTCCCATCCCTCCATAGTGGTTGGAAACAGCAATCAGATTATAGCGGCAAGGACCTGCATTTGGATTAATTAAGAATTCCGACATATCCAAGtcactgtttaaaaaagaaaccaagttaatttttatgttgtcCCTAAATGCAATGAATTCTATTCCCTTCTGCCATTGTTGtttgacatacatatatacatctatatctaACTAtccatctatatctatctatctatctatctatatatctcacTAAAGAAATTATCATGAGTCAAATAACTTACAAAACAAATCATACATGTACCTCTGAGATATTAATGTTTTGGCAAACATTTGTTTATgggttgaaaattttaaaatgcttcattgagtatactgaagagatatctgcactccccatgtttgttgcagcaatgttcacaacagctaagatttggaaacaaccaaaTCTTGTTGATTTGACGAAACTATGTGTTGCAATGTTGATGGaactaagtgtctatcaacagataaatggctaaagaaaatctggtacatatacacaatgaagtactattcagctataaaaaagaatgagatcctgccatttccaacaacatggatggaactggagattatGTTAAatcaaataagccaggcacagaaagacaaacatcccaTGTTctcatttgtgggatctaaaaataaaaacaattgagcTCATGGACAGACAGAGTAGAAGGGTGATTACTAGAGGATGACAAGTGTGGTGGGAAGGTAGGGGAGAGgtaaggtggggatggttaacggattaaaaaaaaaacaacgaatGAATAAAACATACTATTTGAtcacacaacagggtgactatagtcaataataacttaattatacatttaaaaataactaagagtgtGACCGGATTATAACACAAACGATAAAcgcttgagaggatggataccccattctccataatGTGACTATTTCACACtccatcaaaacatctcatgtaccccacaaatatatacacctactatgtacccacaaaaataaaaaaataaaataaaaatgtggaatGTTGTCATTCAGATAAACGTTTTTATGCTAACACATTTAACTCTCAGTATACCAGGAAAAACAGTCATCACTATTGACCATCTGGGTCCAGTAGATCTTTATtttacagtcaattttagaaagtAATTTATGGGCAGggtcagagattaaaaaaaaaagaggaagtgatttatatgaagaaaaatacaggAATAGTGAAAACTTTctcagaagttttaaaaaatattaatatatcaaacCTTAATTTTTATTCTACATTTGCTGTCTTTGATGACCTATATACCCGAAATGGGCAACATCCTTTGAATGTAACTGACTAATCAAAATCTATCATTCAAGAACCTGGAAAATGACTATCTTGTAAATAGCTTATTATTATTTCTGGTTGTTCTTCTTGTATTTGCATCATTAAAAAGCAACAAtgattctaaattttaaatacatctcTGATAGATTCTAGTTTGCCATtacttctgattctttttttttttttttgagagggagtctcgctctgttgccaggcagcctggagtgcagtggcgcgatctcagctcactgaaatctccgcctcctgggttcaagcgattcccctgcctcagcctcccgagtagctgggactacaggcgcgcacaaccatgcccggctaatgtttttgaattttggtagagatggggtttcaccacgttggctaggatAGTCTCgctctccttaccttgtgatccgcccacctcggcctcccaaagtgctgggattacaggcgtgagccactgtgcccagccctgattcTTTTTCTTATACTTACATTGCCAAATGCTATATTCTTGAAAACTTATGGCTCACTATTTTGTTAAAGAGAAAATGATCTTTTTTTCACtcaataattacaaataattttaaattttaaatttatagccACCAATTAGAATGAGTAATCCagtgaatattttgttttatgtaatcTATTTCCTTCTAGTTACCTTTATAGATACACCTGCCTTTAGCAATTGTCTACTTACTAACTGTATCAAGTACATTTTGGTGCACAAATATCACAGAATATGAAATAATACCACTGAAAGTTCTTTTTGCAAAATGGGATAGTACCAAGTACTTGTACAAAATATTGTGTGATGAAGTCCTTCTGCTGAATAACTAAGTGACGGGGAATACAATGTTCCCTTTTTGTCATTCTGAATTCTCAACTGTTAAAagcaggggaagaaaaaaagagagataaagtgTGAAGATGTATACAGActtctttgtatctttttataGACAAGATCAGGGTACGTTCaaggtggtatggccatagataTATCTTTTTACAAATATGATGTCATATAATGGCAATAGGAAAACTGAAGGATAATGCAATAGGGATGATTTATTTCACTATTGTGTTATCCTTCTAAGCAATtccattgttgttttattttagtctttttgaAAACAGCAtatttagggctgggcacagtggctcatgcctgtaatcccagcactttgggaggccaaggcgggtggatcacttgaggtcaggagttcgagaccagcctggtcaatatggtgaaacctcgtctgtactaaaaattagccgggcatggtggcgggtggctataatcccagctacttggaaggctgaggcaggagaatcacttgaatccaggaggtggaggttgcagtgagccgagattgcaccattgcactccagcctgggcaacagagtgagaccctgtctcaaaaaacaaacaaaagaaacaccaaaaaaacccaacataTTTAGGAGTAAGTGATGAGTAATGATGAAGTAATTCCTAGGATAAACAAAATCACTAAGTACCATAAAATATCTTAGATTTATAAATGAGACCAATTAACCCATAGGTAATATAACACAGaaggatttttattgtttttatttttttaaagtatattttctctTTGGTCTTTGGAAaatctctaagaaaaaataaaaattttgaaacactGATCCTTATAAACTGTTAGAACTACTCAAAAACAAACTTGAAAGCTGAAATTGGGTCCAATGGCACCTGATGTTTACTAAAGGATAATAACAAAAAGCATCAAATAAGTTTGAAAGAAGAGTTGCCCAATGCTTATAAAGTACAATTAAAGCTTACTTGATAGGAAAATCAACTAAGGTATCCAACTTGTCTCTCATGTATCGACTGTAAGAAAATCGCTTGAGATGTACTACAAGTACTGGAGGCAGGGACCATAAATCCAATTTCTTTGTGGCTTGCTGATGTTCTTTACAATTCGGACAATACCTAAGAATAAACAGAAGTATTTAACGCTTGATAGAGGTACAAACAACCCccattaatgaaaataataaacaaaaaatgtttgGAAAGTTCTACATTTATTCAGTAGGCAATTATAGTATGCCTAATATGTACCAGGTTGAAAgcaactcttattatttttattttcaacacaTTTTCCAAATAGGTTAAACCATTACAAATTAATATACAAATGAATACTTAAAGACATAATGAGGGCTAGATTATTTCTCTTTTAGTATGCAAAAAAGACATAGGTCACAAATCTGTGCTGGAAGACAGGTATTAGAAAATCTCAAATCTGGGCTCTAATGGAATAACACCACAAAATATATCACTACCTTTTTCCTAAAAAGCTTCTCTCAAAATGATTACATAGCTAAAATTTCTTGGAAAAAAAGTAACTAAAATGAATTAATAGTATAATGGCTACTATGAAAAACAcagtaataaaattaaggcaacaCTGTAATCGTATTTTTTAAGACATTCCCATCCCTCTTAATAGGCTACAACTTATATAAAGAATCCTTTACtatttaaaacataaagagaatTTAATAATTACTTTTTCAACTTGATGTGGCACATATCTCAGAATAAatccttaaagaaaacaaaaacaattatttaattttgtctcTTACCAGGGATCTTCAGCACCTagcttttcttttgttgtaaAAAGTTCAATGCAATCTTTTAATTTCACAAAGGGTTTTTTAGGAGGTTTATACTCCACACTTTCATGTTTTTCAAAGTCCTAAAGAGAAGTATTTCTTGAGTTAAgagaacaaatgaaacaaaactcaTTTTAGTGATACCATCTTACtatgaataataatgaaaactcCTAAACTTTCTCAAAAGAATCATAAAGCTTATTTCAGTTGAGATTTatatacttctaaataattcCTGTACACTCCTATATGGATGACCAAAACACGTTCAAAATGAACTctgaacctttaaaaaaaaaaaaaggtatttttgcaaagacttttttttctagttcatgACCAATTTTTTACTGgcaaaataaacatttggtgGAAGCAAAGAGTGTAACACAACAATATGATTATCTCTGGTAATCGCATAAAGTAAATCAAGGAAAGGTAAATAAGTGAGTGAGTGATGACTTACCTCAGCAGCATTTTcatcaaaatatctttttttcaaaTCAGGATCCCAATCCAAAGCAAGAAAAGATCTTTCTAAggtggaaaacatattttttctttaaaatttaatatgtcttagtattaaagtatattttaatgttaGGATATACACCAGAATAAATAAACAGCAATCTTTTCTACTTGCACTGGTGATTAGggcaaacagcagtttccaagccattgaaataatttaagagtttaaaaaaagatagaaaactgAAGCATGAGTTCAATCTCCATTTatgaaacacaaacacacattttagTCTACTTAGATATTAAGTCCTTTCATGTAAAATTTGAGATAGAAAAGTAAATGGTATATTTCTTGACAGAGCTGAATTTCATGGTTTTCacctaaaaaaaaataacatgctcGGCTTGTTTAATGTTCAAGCCATTtttcacaaatacttaccatctAGCCTAAGCTGCCTATCATCAAATCTTATATGCCTGGTATCATCTTTGATGTAGTTGATATCAGTATTGCCTAAGTTGTTGAACTGGAATGTAAACAATCGTTTTTTGTGTCCCGTGAGTTGACCTTTGCAAGTATCCTCAGTACATAATCCATTTTCAGAATCATTATCTCCTCCAACTGAATCTTCAGACTGACTGTTTTCATTCTCTGAGGGGAGTTCTTGATCCTGGCTGGATTCATCATCTGGCTCATCTGTTTCCATTTCACCTAATTTTAGATATTAGAGAGCTTTAAATAAACCCaatgctatatttttaaattattaatattaatcctAGGTTCCCCGgtattttttagttctttaattcccattttcttaactttttctcTGAAGCAATTATCTAAGTGAAACATTTGTACAATTTAACAGAAAAGTCTTACTTGGTGAGCCTTCTTCATGTATGCCATTTGGGCCATTCCCATTAATATTTTGGTCCTTACAGCAGTGTAGGGATCCTTCAGTTTCTTCAGTTTCAGTAGATATTTTGACATATCGGCTTAAGTAAAATCCAAAATCAAACAAGTTCAGTACTACAaagataaaaacttttaaaaagttttccttcTATCagtaaaacaaaactttttaatgCAGTAACAGTGGTCACTTAGTAGATTCAAAGATAAATTCAGACTTATAGTACCATAAGTATAACTGACTAGTAATTTGTTTTgctcatctttataaaaataattaatatgttaCCTTTTAggttaaatgttaaatgtttgttgcaaataatttctcaacTTATCCTCATTTAGATGGTATATATTGTTGCTAAAAACACTTATATTTGTATAATGTGATCTTTATATATGGGTTATGAAACTATAATAATTAGATATGCAAGAAAGAATACTAAATATATCAGCTTTCAAGGATAAAAGGGATCAAATGACATTCTTGATAACTTCATAATTCAAATCAAGGGATTTATTCAGGAAGGCAAAAAATAGGCTGCCTTACAATACTATTAATCATGAACTGGTAATGTATATAAAGAAATGAAGCATTTGACATTTGTTATTTCACAGTGCAAACATATGGCATTTGACATTTGTTATGATTTCACAGAATGAACACGTAACACATAATTATTATAACACAAATTCCTATGTCCTTCTAACTGTAAACTTTTGGTTTAAAACTGCTACAGACTTCGTGCTTCCTGGGTTTGAAATTACCTCCATAATATGTTTTACATGAATAAGAAAGTGGATTAGGACTATAATCTGACTATGAACAAAATTGAGATAATACAGACTTGAATAATTATATTCCAATAGTaccttatgtgtttatttttattagctattttatattttattcccatatttattttGTCAATGTAGAATTGTCTGGCACTTACCACATTCTCAAGAGCAGGAGATTATAAAGTTTGTCTTCAGTATTGTTTCGTGGTACAGCCATAAGAAAGGGCTGACCAAAAAGTGAAGAACCAGTATGGTGGGTATAACTCGAGTGTCTGAATTTTTCTCTTAGGCAAACAGGAATAATCACGTGCTCTGTATCTTCTGTCCTATTGATGTTAATTTCAAACCTACAAGGACAAAACTGACCATAAACTCTCAAAATTTTATGTtacttctattaattttttttcaagtaataTTTTGCACAATGAGTTTTATACTTACACATAAATATCATCCCGTTCCATAATACTACTAAGGTTTTCATCCATAGCGAATATTCTGTGAAATCTATGATTGTATATATCAGTAACTATCATCTAAAAGGAAACGAATTTCTATTAAGCTGGTTTTACAACACTGAGAAACTAAATACCAACTTATATACTTCAACCCCAGAAACATCTTACCTTATCTGCAGGTATTCCTGACAAAGCAGACAATGCTGTACAAAGATCTAATATGTTTCCAATTTTGGGGACAACCACTTtgtactaaaaaacaaaaaaatttgtaatgaatttattattttggaaaaaaaattcagtaaatgagAGTGACCTCATGGTTGCTATCTTA
The sequence above is a segment of the Pan paniscus chromosome 10, NHGRI_mPanPan1-v2.0_pri, whole genome shotgun sequence genome. Coding sequences within it:
- the USP15 gene encoding ubiquitin carboxyl-terminal hydrolase 15 isoform X5; translation: MNSAIQCLSNTPPLTEYFLNDKYQEELNFDNPLGMRGEIAKSYAELIKQMWSGKFSYVTPRAFKTQVGRFAPQFSGYQQQDCQELLAFLLDGLHEDLNRIRKKPYIQLKDADGRPDKVVAEEAWENHLKRNDSIIVDIFHGLFKSTLVCPECAKISVTFDPFCYLTLPLPMKKERTLEVYLVRMDPLTKPMQYKVVVPKIGNILDLCTALSALSGIPADKMIVTDIYNHRFHRIFAMDENLSSIMERDDIYVFEININRTEDTEHVIIPVCLREKFRHSSYTHHTGSSLFGQPFLMAVPRNNTEDKLYNLLLLRMCRYVKISTETEETEGSLHCCKDQNINGNGPNGIHEEGSPSEMETDEPDDESSQDQELPSENENSQSEDSVGGDNDSENGLCTEDTCKGQLTGHKKRLFTFQFNNLGNTDINYIKDDTRHIRFDDRQLRLDERSFLALDWDPDLKKRYFDENAAEDFEKHESVEYKPPKKPFVKLKDCIELFTTKEKLGAEDPWYCPNCKEHQQATKKLDLWSLPPVLVVHLKRFSYSRYMRDKLDTLVDFPINDLDMSEFLINPNAGPCRYNLIAVSNHYGGMGGGHYTAFAKNKDDGKWYYFDDSSVSTASEDQIVSKAAYVLFYQRQDTFSGTGFFPLDRETKGASAATGIPLESDEDSNDNDNDIENENCMHTN
- the USP15 gene encoding ubiquitin carboxyl-terminal hydrolase 15 isoform X6, yielding MRGEIAKSYAELIKQMWSGKFSYVTPRAFKTQVGRFAPQFSGYQQQDCQELLAFLLDGLHEDLNRIRKKPYIQLKDADGRPDKVVAEEAWENHLKRNDSIIVDIFHGLFKSTLVCPECAKISVTFDPFCYLTLPLPMKKERTLEVYLVRMDPLTKPMQYKVVVPKIGNILDLCTALSALSGIPADKMIVTDIYNHRFHRIFAMDENLSSIMERDDIYVFEININRTEDTEHVIIPVCLREKFRHSSYTHHTGSSLFGQPFLMAVPRNNTEDKLYNLLLLRMCRYVKISTETEETEGSLHCCKDQNINGNGPNGIHEEGSPSEMETDEPDDESSQDQELPSENENSQSEDSVGGDNDSENGLCTEDTCKGQLTGHKKRLFTFQFNNLGNTDINYIKDDTRHIRFDDRQLRLDERSFLALDWDPDLKKRYFDENAAEDFEKHESVEYKPPKKPFVKLKDCIELFTTKEKLGAEDPWYCPNCKEHQQATKKLDLWSLPPVLVVHLKRFSYSRYMRDKLDTLVDFPINDLDMSEFLINPNAGPCRYNLIAVSNHYGGMGGGHYTAFAKNKDDGKWYYFDDSSVSTASEDQIVSKAAYVLFYQRQDTFSGTGFFPLDRETKGASAATGIPLESDEDSNDNDNDIENENCMHTN
- the USP15 gene encoding ubiquitin carboxyl-terminal hydrolase 15 isoform X4 — translated: MQRVIKEMICCCGWYLKSECFKFDGAMGNGASCKAALVNQSVKNSNYCLPSYTAYKNYDYSEPGRNNEQPGLCGLSNLGNTCFMNSAIQCLSNTPPLTEYFLNDKYQEELNFDNPLGMRGEIAKSYAELIKQMWSGKFSYVTPRAFKTQVGRFAPQFSGYQQQDCQELLAFLLDGLHEDLNRIRKKPYIQLKDADGRPDKVVAEEAWENHLKRNDSIIVDIFHGLFKSTLVCPECAKISVTFDPFCYLTLPLPMKKERTLEVYLVRMDPLTKPMQYKVVVPKIGNILDLCTALSALSGIPADKMIVTDIYNHRFHRIFAMDENLSSIMERDDIYVFEININRTEDTEHVIIPVCLREKFRHSSYTHHTGSSLFGQPFLMAVPRNNTEDKLYNLLLLRMCRYVKISTETEETEGSLHCCKDQNINGNGPNGIHEEGSPSEMETDEPDDESSQDQELPSENENSQSEDSVGGDNDSENGLCTEDTCKGQLTGHKKRLFTFQFNNLGNTDINYIKDDTRHIRFDDRQLRLDERSFLALDWDPDLKKRYFDENAAEDFEKHESVEYKPPKKPFVKLKDCIELFTTKEKLGAEDPWYCPNCKEHQQATKKLDLWSLPPVLVVHLKRFSYSRYMRDKLDTLVDFPINDLDMSEFLINPNAGPCRYNLIAVSNHYGGMGGGHYTAFAKNKDDGKWYYFDDSSVSTASEDQIVSKAAYVLFYQRQDTFSGTGFFPLDRETKGASAATGIPLESDEDSNDNDNDIENENCMHTN